One Rhizoctonia solani chromosome 1, complete sequence DNA window includes the following coding sequences:
- a CDS encoding kinesin motor domain protein encodes MATSHTGHLNTSPKYWKYISEGGATIVFSYRGPPHEVFSHSVVRLRKAVRDVSHAMTLKQLEASGIKVGEVDGPGNSEVVEPEEGTITRPLEMAQKVRLKGKGSNDSLRSVGSTRSVHGSRRMGSSLQVPSGEQDSDSDSGWMDDSDDEGLGEEEQPDDPTIEFQSKITSKLIPLHYLPRLDSVKVGKRWIAELARISERMRPVARRRVDGIDLKRKKGVVADDLVGWEGWAVEIKPKWGFLPDPTHLSPETSKFKLTKCRYCMHAYHSSRAETHEEKGITYCPLDLFSGDPGRVRKALGALWDAWDASGGSLNNLKIFVKGKILKPKATKGSEASFEFAHISSPVAYIRPGLSLLMRSLDALDIEGIEKLWRQAKHVAMVGMTPQIASDEAEPSLDDWEEFVAEYLLHGPYVSSEPYPTDKPREEDLRYWLTSYLMSATFKDCSVMLRFPPGKVSPDSTFDNLDRDVNMPLMTAIDLDPKSMRRLQKWFDMDREIVAVRIRPGNEHDLTHIPARFQKTVVHAQNGTTVAVDAIPAANNTGSTAPPPKKQVFTFDQAHSPGTTQHQLFSTTAAPLVERFVQGFNCTVLAYGQTSSGKTYTMSGIDLDGDPNDPDNGMGIIPRAVATIFNRARELKEERGAGWQYTVKASFVELYNEDLIDLLSDDVSGRREVQIREDKDGTIIWGGLREVPVKGVADVLNLLRQGTSLRRTNETDMNAQSSRSHAIFSLTLVQKKYNGSAPLPRSSLQAPTAASGRTSPLPSPSRLARPGSMLVGGKDTSGRVTPDEDEKAPASGEWVSVVSKFHFVDLAGSERLKRTAAQGERVKEGISINGGLLALGNVISALGDPSKSRSGHVHVPYRDSKLTRLLQDSLGGNAHTLMIACVSPAEYNAAETINTLKYANRARNIRNRAEIKEKEEGWEDLEWLQGQVSKLRKEVKALKEGGAVSSSGGPTASAAETEAKEQELQVLQSEYDDMRQRLAGTSEELARLRLTLEDRGGAAGGAGKYEEIVAPVIEEYEKQISHMETQIALQKTAVRHTENELADREAELEDVQKRANQADGYIEELRLRLGKAAEQERSRESYVRDLEHQIKTFTESTSSTSGTLVELQRELARYRETESTNSHYISDLESRLARQDKDVESLRNDMAKLERELAQSRERCKTMDSLVESLRAEREAERRDRNEWSKMLEAREKKVEELETRMADVEKMRAELQSERERLGNAVGGVERARRSIEFVSPAINGSGESSIVSEELEQLRKKHAETLQDLNAVNSRYQDALHDISDLYAQINEAKLQAVANQAPPVPPLPPTETNGAGEEPRSPPTRRRAGSRAALESPSLRPSRTGADSPSQKRLFFRHAASSESLHARSQLQSVSLSQELSSARSPKSLFANGSENSEGSDANVNTNGIKKMGHRPQLSLQLPTERSAEDLEKEIQSLQAILKAREAEIVALENTIKENEREASFRALSSGTEIKINGMHTNGDFNPRDSLSPETMRDFAEIRKSLEVLPTNGENADASLNRLDELMRSMAKKESQHRELVDGLNDELDKLKKQHEDLTALSRDQTHNMSMEMDALKTRLNESDEKHTAITAELEQIRAREQELQEQIRDANESHASEIANLKSEHAVELERRDAAYSAKVAELQAGHETSLAQAAALLATTRHEYAESLGAMQSENEDDLRKQTQEHEAAIAAIKIEHQAKLEELRAAQAAALSAHTTESGASAARMREEHQSAIERLKTEHSETLSRVENEGFVALQRLKSEHAAMLKQVDMPLQDEHSAAIARKETAIKEDMESAKAEHARILKRREEEHEASLKAAIAKHEAALDDLRKAHSIELETISVQLQEAAAAHASALEQSRATHEEALRRKAQEHAGVLNEKELSYQHSLAQLKASHQAELAATQLTLVSNQVEHKDALDSALSQREEQLVRLREEHEQKILQLKEAHTKDKSELDAKYQAAITELEDHKSKLEMIRSQESSIAGAESAHQAALEKLGHELSEATEGRAALSAEVEVLRAQLEEAQSHQVAHAEESTKHQATADELEREREVVSNLQKELQKAAEEREALEVERNRQDALIKELQSQLVAKATTPEPSEEYQRSAPRASEGGRNMSYARTNGLPPAKLPPLTPPPSIPPPPLPSSVPPVPSIPESATTRTGTTSMSSHADSTIDSSIAPSSAADPNAAAQLEKQARQLDEAQAMIKTLNKQLTHCEGDLQAHMDLVATLETSLSDSERNLRKSRNQSMELVKERDSLINQVQTLRSQLEEAQQEIAQVRRTVVEEKHSLEQRLDDERRAKDRARHSSRAAWKNCNDASPSLLVSRPSAEPPV; translated from the exons ATGGCCACGAGCCATACCGGACATCTCAACACCTCGCCGAAGTATTGGAAGTACATCTCTGAAGGTGGCGCGACAATTGTGTTCTCGTATCGCGGTCCGCCGCACGAAGTATTCTCGCATTCAGTTGTTCGGTTGCGTAAAGCGGTCAGGGATGTTTCACATGCGATGACTTTGAAGCAGCTCGAAGCGTCGGGAATCAAGGTCGGCGAGGTGGACGGACCTGGGAACTCAGAAGTCGTTGAGCCTGAGGAGGGTACAATCACTCGTCCGCTTGAAATGGCCCAAAAGGTGCGGTTGAAAGGCAAGGGCTCCAACGATTCTTTGCGGAGCGTGGGCAGTACGAGGAGTGTCCATGGTTCGAGGCGAATGGGAAGCTCTTTGCAGGTTCCTAGTGGCGAGCAAGACTCGGATTCAGATTCGGGCTGGATGGACGATAGCGATGACGAGGGTCTGGGAGAGGAAGAACAACCTGACGATCCAACTATCGAATTCCAGAGTAAAATCACGAGCAAGTTGATCCCTTTGCACTATCTGCCTCGCTTGGACAGTGTCAAGGTTGGCAAGAGATGGATTGCCGAGTTGGCGAGGATTTCAGAACGCATGCGACCCGTGGCTCGAAGGAGGGTTGATGGCATTGATCTCAAACGCAAGAAGGGGGTCGTCGCTGATGACTTGGTAGGTTGGGAAGGTTGGGCTGTCGAAATCAAG CCCAAGTGGGGGTTCCTTCCCGATCCTACGCACCTTTCGCCCGAGACTTCCAAGTTCAAGCTGACGAAGTGTCGCTACTGCATGCACGCTTACCATTCGTCACGCGCTGAGACCCATGAGGAGAAGGGAATCACGTACTGTCCACTAGATCTATTCTCCGGAGACCCTGGTAGGGTGCGCAAGGCGCTGGGGGCACTCTGGGACGCATGGGACGCTAGTGGCGGCTCGCTAAACAATTTGAAGATTTTCGTCAAGGGGAAGATTCTCAAGCCAAAAGCAACTAAAGGTTCCGAGGCGAGTTTTGAgtttgcgcatatatccagcCCTGTGGCTTACATACGGCCAGGC TTGTCATTACTGATGCGTTCGCTGGACGCGTTGGACATCGAGGGGATAGAGAAACTATGGCGCCAGGCAAAGCACGTGGCTATGGTAGGAATGACACCGCAGATCGCTTCGGATGAGGCCGAGCCGTCGTTagatgactgggaagagttTGTGGCAGAATACCTTTTGCACGGGCCGTACGTGTCCTCGGAGCCGTACCCAACTGACAAACCGCGCGAGGAGGATTTGAGGTATTGGCTGACGAGCTATCTAATGAGCGCTACCTTTAAGGACTGCTCAGTGATGCTGAGGTTCCCGCCTGGCAAAGTATCACCCGACTCGACGTTCGACAACTTGGACAGAGATGTCAACATGCCGTTGATGACAGCCATTGACCTCGACCCCAAATCAATGCGGCGACTGCAAAAATGGTTCGATATGGATCGCGAAATT GTGGCGGTGCGGATCCGGCCTGGGAATGAGCACGATTTGACACACATCCCGGCGCGGTTCCAGAAGACGGTGGTCCATGCCCAGAACGGCACCACCGTGGCTGTCGACGCGATCCCAGCCGCCAACAACACAGGGAGCACCGCCCCACCTCCGAAAAAACAGGTTTTTACTTTCGACCAGGCACACAGTCCTGGTACTACACAGCACCAGCTCTTCTCCACGACTGCTGCCCCCCTCGTCGAGCGCTTTGTCCAAGGCTTCAACTGTACTGTGCTTGCATATGGCCAGACATCGTCCGGAAAGACATATACCATGTCCGGTATTGACCTCGATGGTGATCCCAATGACCCCGACAACGGCATGGGCATCATCCCCCGTGCCGTCGCTACTATCTTTAACAGGGCCCGCGAGCTGAAAGAAGAAAGAGGAGCTGGGTGGCAGTACACTGTCAAGGCTAGCTTTGTCGAACTCTACAACGAAGATTTAATCGATCTGCTCTCCGACGATGTCTCCGGTCGTCGCGAGGTTCAAATCCGTGAAGATAAGGACGGAACTATTATCTGGGGTGGCTTGCGTGAGGTCCCGGTCAAAGGGGTGGCTGATGTGCTCAA TCTCTTGCGTCAGGGAACATCTCTGCGACGGACCAATGAGACTGACATGAATGCCCAGTCCTCTCGATCTCATGCTATCTTCTCCCTTACTCTTGTTCAGAAAAAGTATAACGGCTCTGCACCGCTCCCTCGCTCTTCTCTCCAAGCGCCCACGGCCGCAAGTGGTCGCACGTCTCCCCTGCCCTCGCCCTCACGTCTGGCTCGCCCTGGCTCAATGCTCGTTGGAGGCAAGGACACCTCTGGCCGTGTCA CCCCGGATGAAGACGAAAAGGCTCCTGCCAGCGGCGAATGGGTCTCCGTTGTCTCCAAATTCCATTTCGTGGACTTGGCGGGAAGCGAACGT TTGAAACGAACTGCAGCTCAAGGCGAGCGTGTCAAGGAAGGAATTTCTATCAACGGCGGGCTCCTTGCTCTCGGAAACGTCATTTCCGCATTGGGCGATCCGAGCAAGTCACGTAGCGGACATGTTCATGTACCTTATCGAGATTCAAAGCTCACTCGGCTGCTGCAAGATTCGCTTGGCGGGAATGCCCACACACTTATGATTGCGTGCGTCAGTCCGGCTGAATACAACGCTGCCGAGACGATCAATACTCTGAAGTATGCGAATCGAGCTCGTAATATCCGCAACCGCGCCGAAATCAAGGAGAAAGAAGAAGGGTGGGAGGATTTGGAATGGTTGCAAGGCCAAGTTAGCAAGCTTCGCAAAGAGGTCAAGGCGCTCAAGGAAGGGGGTGCTGTGTCTTCGTCGGGTGGTCCTACCGCCAGTGCTGCCGAGACAGAGGCTAAGGAACAAGAACTCCAGGTCTTGCAGAGCGAATATGACGACATGAGGCAACGACTGGCTGGCACATCCGAGGAACTCGCTCGGTTGAGACTGACCCTTGAAGATCGAGGTGGCGCCGCTGGAGGAGCTGGAAAATACGAAGAAATTGTCGCACCGGTAATCGAAGAATATGAGAAACAGATATCTCATATGGAGACCCAGATTGCGCTACAGAAGACTGCAGTG CGTCATACCGAGAACGAGCTGGCCGATAGGGAGGCTGAACTTGAAGACGTACAAAAGCGTGCTAATCAAGCGGATGGTTACATTGAAGAGCTACGTCTTAGGCTCGGCAAAGCCGCGGAACAAGAGCGATCGCGCGAG TCCTACGTCCGTGATCTAGAACATCAAATCAAGACTTTTACCGAATCAACTTCATCCACATCTGGCACGCTTGTTGAGTTGCAGAGAGAACTTGCGCGATACAGGGAGACCGAGTCGACCAATTCACACTATATCTCTGATCTCGAAAGCCGATTAGCGCGGCAGGACAAGGACGTTGAGTCTCTTAGAAACGATATGGCCAAGCTTGAGCGTGAGCTTGCCCAGTCTCGTGAACGGTGCAAGACCATGGATTCTTTGGTTGAGAGTCTTCGAGCTGAGCGAGAGGCCGAACGCAGAGATCGGAATGAATGGTCCAAGATGCTGGAAGCCAGGGAAAAGAAGGTCGAGGAGCTAGAGACCAGGATGGCCGACGTAGAGAAGATGCGTGCGGAACTCCAGAGCGAGCGGGAACGCCTTGGAAACGCTGTTGGTGGCGTCGAACGCGCGCGCAGGAGCATAGAGTTTGTATCTCCTGCCATCAATGGATCCGGCGAGTCATCCATAGTCTCGGAAGAACTAGAGCaattgaggaagaagcacGCCGAGACACTCCAAGACCTCAATGCTGTCAATTCTCGATACCAAGATGCGCTGCATGACATCTCGGACTTGTATGCGCAGATCAATGAAGCCAAGCTCCAAGCGGTTGCGAACCAAGCTCCTCCAGTGCCGCCTCTCCCTCCAACCGAAACCAATGGTGCAGGCGAAGAACCCCGTAGTCCGCCCACACGCCGCCGTGCCGGGTCTCGCGCGGCGCTCGAGAGCCCATCCTTACGACCTTCCCGCACAGGGGCAGACTCTCCTAGCCAGAAGCGGCTTTTTTTCCGACACGCGGCCTCGTCCGAATCACTCCACGCGAGGTCGCAATTGCAGTCTGTTTCGCTCTCGCAGGAGCTATCTTCGGCACGTTCGCCCAAGAGTTTGTTCGCCAACGGGAGCGAGAACTCTGAGGGGAGTGATGCGAATGTGAACACGAACGGGATTAAGAAAATGGGCCATCGACCGCAGCTTTCGTTGCAGCTTCCAACTGAGCGGAGTGCCGAGGATTTAGAAAAGGAGATCCAGAGCCTTCAGGCG ATTTTGAAAGCGCGCGAGGCAGAAATTGTTGCTCTCGAGAATACGATCAAGGAGAATGAGCGTGAGGCGTCGTTCAGAGCACTCTCGTCCGGCAccgaaatcaagatcaacgGCATGCACACAAATGGAGACTTCAACCCTCGGGACAGTTTATCGCCCGAGACGATGAGGGACTTTGCAGAAATCCGGAAGAGCTTGGAGGTGTTACCGACTAATGGAGAGAATGCCGATGCGAGCTTGAATAGGTTGGATGAATTGATGAG GTCAATGGCGAAGAAAGAGTCCCAGCATCGCGAGTTGGTCGATGGTTTGAATGATGAGCTTGATAAACTTAAGAAACAACATGAAGATTTGACTGCCTTGTCCAGAGACCAG ACCCACAATATGTCAATGGAAATGGACGCCCTCAAGACCCGCCTGAACGAATCTGACGAAAAGCATACTGCTATCACGGCCGAACTCGAACAGATCCGCGCCCGCGAACAAGAGCTACAAGAGCAGATTAGAGACGCCAATGAATCTCACGCGTCTGAAATTGCAAACCTCAAATCCGAACATGCCGTCGAGCTCGAGCGTAGAGACGCAGCCTACTCGGCCAAAGTTGCAGAGCTCCAGGCCGGACACGAGACATCCTTGGCCCAAGCCGCCGCGCTTCTCGCCACGACTCGGCACGAATACGCCGAAAGTCTGGGTGCTATGCAATCCGAGAACGAGGATGATTTGCGCAAGCAAACTCAGGAGCATGAGGCTGCGATTGCCGCGATCAAGATCGAACACCAGGCCAAACTGGAGGAGCTTCGCGCTGCGCAGGCGGCTGCTTTGAGCGCTCATACAACCGAGTCCGGGGCTTCGGCGGCCCGTATGCGTGAGGAGCATCAGTCGGCAATCGAGCGCCTCAAGACCGAGCACTCCGAGACACTTAGCAGGGTCGAGAACGAGGGATTTGTTGCGCTGCAGCGGCTCAAGAGCGAACATGCTGCCATGCTGAAGCAAGTTGATATGCCC CTACAGGATGAACATTCAGCAGCTATTGCCCGCAAAGAAACGGCTATCAAGGAAGATATGGAGAGCGCCAAGGCCGAACATGCTCGCATTTTGAAGAGACGAGAGGAAGAGCACGAGGCGAGCCTCAAGGCTGCTATCGCTAAGCATGAAGCTGCTCTCGATGATTTGCGTAAAGCACATTCAATCGAGCTCGAGACAATTTCTGTTCAGCTTCAGGAAGCTGCGGCCGCTCACGCGAGCGCACTCGAACAAAGCCGGGCTACTCATGAAGAGGCGCTTCGACGCAAAGCTCAAGAGCACGCAGGCGTCCTAAACGAGAAGGAGCTTTCTTACCAACATTCTTTGGCCCAACTCAAAGCATCTCATCAAGCCGAACTCGCCGCCACGCAACTGACGCTCGTGTCTAATCAAGTGGAGCACAAAGACGCGCTCGATTCGGCGCTTTCTCAGCGAGAGGAACAACTTGTCCGGCTGCGCGAGGAACATGAACAAAAGATCTTGCAACTCAAAGAGGCTCATACCAAGGACAAGAGCGAGCTCGATGCTAAATATCAAGCTGCGATTACTGAGCTCGAAGATCACAAATCCAAGTTGGAGATGATTCGCTCTCAGGAGAGTTCCATTGCTGGCGCTGAGTCTGCACACCAGGCCGCGCTGGAGAAACTTGGGCACGAGCTTAGCGAAGCAACCGAAGGTCGGGCCGCCCTGTCCGCGGAGGTCGAGGTACTACGTGCACAACTCGAGGAGGCTCAGTCTCACCAGGTCGCTCATGCCGAAGAGTCTACCAAACACCAGGCCACAGCCGATGAGCTAGAGCGCGAGCGTGAAGTTGTATCCAATTTGCAGAAGGAACTTCAGAAGGCAGCAGAGGAGCGGGAAGCGTTGGAGGTTGAGAGGAACAGGCAAGATGCACTTATCAAGGAACTCCAATCACAACTTGTCGCGAAAGCTACCACTCCCGAACCTTCCGAAGAATACCAGCGCTCTGCTCCTCGGGCGTCAGAGGGTGGTCGAAACATGTCCTACGCTCGGACGAATGGTCTTCCTCCTGCGAAGCTCCCGCCGCTTACTCCGCCGCCATCTATCCCACCCCCACCCCTACCATCGTCTGTGCCTCCcgttccttccattcccgaGAGCGCCACAACTCGCACTGGAACTACCTCTATGTCCTCTCACGCTGATTCGACAATCGATTCCAGCATTGCTCCTAGCTCAGCCGCCGACCCGAATGCTGCAGCCCAATTGGAGAAGCAGGCTAGGCAGCTGGATGAAGCGCAAGCAATGATCAAGACTCTTAACAAGCAGCTTACCCATTGTGAAGGAGACTTACAGGCACATATGGACTTAGTAGCTACTCTTGAGACATCGTTGAGCGATTCAGAACGCAATC TGCGCAAGTCCCGAAACCAGAGTATGGAGTTGGTTAAGGAGCGTGATTCGCTCATCAATCAAGTTCAGACTTTGCGCTCACAACTTGAAGAGGCTCAACAAGAGATTGCACAAGTCCGGCGTACGGTTGTAGAAGAGAAGCACTCCTTAGAACAAAGGCTGGATGATGAACGCCGAGCCAAGGACCGGGCTCGCCACAGCTCGAGAGCCGCATGGAAGAACTGCAACGACGCAAGTCCAAGTTTGCTTGTATCTAGGCCTTCAGCCGAGCCTCCTGTTTAG
- a CDS encoding glycoside hydrolase family 131 protein — protein sequence MLLPSLSAAVLLAPSVLGGIVWDGRFNNYSTATDFDKWSWSSQVGAYQTYIYGNLHGEKASSWYTLGSQYKNPATTTAKQGVKVKINANSIWNGGTMLRSELIPQTTSSLSGHLYFHVSLQIPTVNPPDPNYEHQIVFWEGHYADIKYGQLAGQNGVADVLRVITGGKTIWSVTPVKGTWYNFILETGSPGGLWVSTGGNALTKVYSGSLNGNGGTDWHIGALRLPNGNTNTITEENIYYSGVYVEDSGPTTTP from the exons ATGTTGCTTCCTTCACTCTCGGCCGCAGTTCTACTCGCGCCCAGCGTTCTTGGTGGTATTGTTTGGGATGGTCGATTCAACAACTATTC TACAGCAACTGATTTTGACAAGTGGTCGTGGAGCAGCCAAGTTGGAGCGTACCAGACCTACATCTACGGGAATCTACAT GGAGAAAAGGCATCGTCGTGGTACACGCTCGGGTCACAGTACAAGAACCCTGCTA CTACCACCGCTAAGCAAGGCGTCAAAGTTAAGATCAATGCCAACTCGATATGGAATGGAGGCACTATGCTTAG GAGTGAACTTATTCCTCAAACGACATCTAGTCTCAGTGGACACTT ATATTTCCATGTGTCTCTGCAAATCCCCACGGTAAACCCACCTGACCCTAACTACGAGCACCAG ATCGTCTTCTGGGAAG GTCACTATGCAGATATCAAATATGGCCAGTTGGCAGGGCAAAACGGCGTTGCAGACGTACTCCGCGTCATTACTGGGGGAAAGACAATCTGGTCCGTCACCCCTGTCAAGGGAACTTGG TATAATTTCATTCTCGAGACTGGATCGCCCGGCGGGTTGTGGGTTTCTACCGGCGGTAATGCTTTGACTAAAGTTTACAGTGGGTCTCTAAACGGAAATGGCGGCACCGACTGGCATATCG GTGCTCTCCGCTTGCCGAATGGAAACACCAATACAATTACGGAGGAGAACATTTACTACAG TGGAGTATATGTCGAGGATTCTGGGCCGACCACCACACCATAG
- a CDS encoding Enoyl-(Acyl carrier protein) reductase, translating to MQSALKLRTAARSVVYARSPAFQLQSARAFSLTRSLQNKELEKRLEEQRKIDEQKEKDKKKVYGQHYQDKEELEVPEIAATDDSIAHGWRESRDLGHATIGPGHGRHQARTLASFSMEGKVCVVTGAARGLGNLFARTFVESGCTKIVLMDLKQEEAQKAADDLVEWFGKLDPNHIFPRVYLRVTAIGIGCDVSNEDSVKEGFGQVVSRFGKVDAVVASAGIVENYSAFDYPTNRIRLLYDINVHGAFFCAREAAKHMIEQNTKGSIVLVSSMSANPQTPYNSSKAAVKHMAASLAVEWAKSGIRVNALSPGYMLTSLTRTILDKNEELKNTWVNLTPMGRMGEPEDLKGAVIYLASEASAFTSGTELRVDGAYTCI from the exons ATGCAGAGTGCACTAAAACTTCGTACTGCAGCTCGGAGCGTCGTATATGCACGTTCGCCCGCATTCCAGCTTCAGTCTGCCCGCGCATTCTCTTTGACGCGCTCGCTCCAAAACAAGGAGTTGGAGAAACGCCTCGAGGAGCAACGCAAGATTGACGAAcagaaagaaaaagacaagAAAAAGGTTTATGGACAACACTATCAAGACAAGGAGGAATTGGAGGTACCGGAAATCGCAGCGACGGACGATTCCATCGCACATGGATGGCGTGAG TCTCGCGACCTAGGACATGCGACGATTGGACCTGGCCATGGACGCCATCAAGCGCGTACTCTTGCAAGCTTCAGTATGGAGGGCAAG GTTTGCGTTGTTACTGGTGCAGCACGAGGGTTGGGCAACCTATTCGCCCGCACTTTTGTCGAGTC GGGTTGCACCAAGATTGTCTTGATGGATTTGAAGCAAGAGGAAGCCCAGAAAGCGGCTGATGATCTTGTCGAGTGGTTTGGTAAGCTCGATCCCAACCATATTTTCCCTCGTGTTTACTTACGC GTTACAGCTATTGGCATCGGATGCGATGTCTCCAATGAAGACTCGGTCAAGGAAGGGTTTGGGCAAGTAGTCAGCCGCTTCGGCAAAGTTGACGCAGTAGTCGCTAGCGCTG GCATTGTCGAGAACTATTCTGCATTCGA TTACCCCACTAACCGCATCCGACTCTTGTATGATATCAATGTGCACGGCGCTTTCTTCTGTGCACGCGAGGCAGCGAAGCACATGATTGAACAAAACACGAAGGGAAGCATTGTTCTCGTCAGCAGCATGAGTGCCAAT CCTCAAACTCCTTACAACTCATCTAAAGCCG CGGTTAAGCACATGGCAGCAAGTTTGGCGGTCGAATGGGCGAAGAGTGGAATTCGCGTAAACGCGTTGAG CCCAGGTTACATGCTCACCTCCCTTACGCGAACCATTCTGGATAAGAACGAAGAACTCAAG AACACGTGGGTCAATCTGACACCAATGGGTCGTATGGGCGAGCCTGAGGACTTGAAG GGGGCGGTCATCTACCTTGCGAGCGAGGCATCGGCATTCACGAGCGGGACAGAGTTGCGCGTAGATGGAGCATACACATGCATTTAA